The nucleotide window TTATTGAGCTCATGAACTCCTAGTAGCCAAATCAGGATTGCTAAGTTTACTAAATAATATTTGCCCCGTATTTATCCACGCTCTGGCCTCTAGATGAAAATCTGGAGCTAGAGCTACTAGGGAAAACGGGATGGATCAAGCAGAAACTATAACTAATACCTATGAAATAGGAGCCCAGTTCCTGATACGTCAGAACTTAAGATCAAAATCATAAAGCCCACACTTCAGATTCTATACCAAATTTAAGTTTCAATTATATCAAGTTCTTTAACTGCTGGACCATTTGATTATCTCCATGATCAGAAATGTGCAACGGCTCTAGAAAAGAGAGGATCGAGCTCTCATTCAACACCTTCAAGGCCCCAACTTTTTCAAGTCTATCTTCTCATTCAGGAGATAAAATAAAATTGCAAGAACCAAGCATATTAGCTGGAGAAAATGAGCTAAACCCAGAGCAAATGCCTTAATGATATGCATAAAAGATGCATTCAAACTATTGGGCATTAGAAGTACTGAAGGAAAAAAAAAAGAGGCATGGAAGTGCGCATGTGAAGCAACATACCATAACTATCTTTCTTGAAATATCAATATCCACATGCACATAAATAAAACAAACCGTTAGCCACAGGAAGTGTATAAGAAAAAGGGAAAACAGGAAAGATGGGAGTTTGGTGATAATTCTCAAGGCATTTGAATAACATTAGCCATTACACGTACTTGCAATAGAATCTGAGTCATGGACCAGCGGAATCCTGACATAACAGCAGCAAGCGTCACAAATATGAAGCCCCAGAAGTCAAACGCAGTTTCCCTGGCAACTGATGAAAATAATATTGTTAAATCACAAAAGGCAAGTCCAAGATGCATTCTTGAAGCATTCAAAAAGGACTACAAACTGGAGGACAACAATTGAGGTGACTTAGACAAGAAAAGCATTCAACTACAAAACTGGAATTAATATATACAACCACAGATGGTTGCTCGAAAAAATACTACCCCAGATCCTTTCTGCAGCAGCTTCAGCTCAGTACTGGATTGAAACTGCCTAGAAGAAACAATACTTTCCACCTGGCGAGACAGTCAAGTCGCTAAAATAACTGTGCTAAGCGCTCTGATATGTATAATACCCCAGAATAACTTGGTTGACCAAATGTTAAGATAAAATAAAATGATCGCCAGTGGTGAGACTAATTTCCAGAACATCCCAGTTCTCCATTCAATTGCTAGTATTGGAAACATGTACTGGCTTATCAACTATGTTTATGAGTAGTGTGTTGTtttttatttgttgggatattaCACAGTTAGGTGAATTTCAAAAGACTTGAAAGTAGTGTACTTGGCCACTGGAAAATAATGGAAACCCTACCATACATGATGTGGCTATAAACCAAACTGGAAAAATTACAGAGATCAAAAACCACAAAAATACAAATAATGCAATCTTAGTAGTAAGCTGGCTGATACTGAAGAAACTATTTACTCAGCAGCTAGCATAATAAACCTCTATCCATTTAACAAGCTGAGACTACATACCTGTCAACAGAACCCCAATGGAAATGACAACTATGATTCCTAGAAGCTTGATGCTGGGGCTCTCCAACCTGGTAAACCAGAAGGCACCTTTTAGAGCCATATAAAATCAAACTCAGTTTGTAGATGTTAGCCCTCTAGGCTCTGGGTTGCAATTGCATAAGAAAAATAAATGGATGTTATAGAATCAAGTGGTGTGGGCATGATTATTCACCGTCCAAATTAGTAATATGTCTACTCTCTAAAGACACTGGCTTTTTAAATGCTTTACATTCGATCCAGGACTGATTCGATCAACACAGAGTTGGTCGTGCATGAACAAACTAGCAATAGCGTTGTACTGGCTTAACCCACCGATAAAACAGATCAGTTGCAGCATTGGGTTCTTCAAATTATCATCTTCAAAAGTAGGAATAATAACATAGAGTAAAGTTATGTTGCTAGTTGATGTGAATTAGTAAAAATGCATGCCCTGCTCTGCTAATATGGATAAATCAACTCCACAACTAGCTGTCAAACTGAACAAACAATAATAAATGGAGCCAGAATGAGCATCCCAGCTAAAACCGCAGCACGAGAAAGCCATGGTACAGCAGTTATCCAGTTACAAGTTTACAACACTCACCGAAATGCAAAAGCGAATAGCAAAAGGAATATTGGCGACGCCGATTTACACTGCAAAGGTGTCAGAATTCAGAAATCAAGTTAGCTGAACTCGATTCAGAATGCAATGCAATCGAAACTGTAAGTGGAGTAAATCACTTTTGCAGACGACAGACCATAGTGGCGAACGTGACCGTGATGAAGACCAGAGACGCGTTGCTCAGGTTTATGTCGAGCGCGGTTCCCAGAGCGGTTGGGACGACTGCAGAGAGGCAAGGCCAGAAGCATGAACAACCAGAATTTGCAGTGTACCGAGAGATGAATCGTGGAGCAGGAGGGTGGGCACCTCTCATGAAGTAATCCTTCCAGCTCATCTCGACGGCGCTGTCGATCCCCTTGGCCTGGAAGAGCAGGATGATCTTGGAGAGCGCGGCCTGCAGCGCGAAGTGCACAGTGTTCATCAGCAGCGGCGCCGGGAACTTGCCCAGCTTGTCCCCCAGCAGCGTCTTATTGTATCTACCCAACAAGAACAAAGGAGGCAACCAGATCAAAACCTCCAATGAATTTTCCCACAGGAGGAGCTAGAGATCCAgaggcgggaggaggaggaggaacagAGAAGAAGGGGGCAAGCAGAGCACTCACAGGGTGAGGCAGGTGCTGAAGGTGTACCAGACGAGGATGTAGAACCCCGTCTTGAGCACGACCGCGGGCGCCAGGGCGGCGCGCTCCGCCCGCTCCAGCGACTCCAGCTTGGCGACGGACTCGCTGGGCCGGAGCCCCAGGCCTCCTGCCCCGGCTCCGGCGGCGCCCACGGAGGCTCCCGGCGGGTTCTCGACGTCGAACGCCTTGCGGTCCGGATCCGGGGCGTTTATGCTCCGCTGCCGGAAGTAGCCGGATCGCGGGGACACCACCTCCGCCGCGGTCACCGCGGCCAGCGTGTCCGCCTCCGGCatgcctcctcctccccctcctcctcaaccacgaacagagagagagagatcccctcctcctcctcctacaacaacaacaacaacaataacaaggAGGAGCCCGCCGGCATCGCGCGCGGGGCTGGGCTGGGCGGACGGAGCGGGGCGCCGAATGCCAATGCCGCGGCGGGGCAGGGCCGCGGTAGGGATCTGGGACGGCGCGGCGCGGTGGCAGAGGCAGGGAAGTGGGCGGTGGTAGGGGAATGGGAGGGGAGAGGGACTGAGGGAGGGCACGGTGGTGGCTGCGGCTGGCCTGCTCACCTGACCTGACCTGACCCGCTGCCTGCCTGCCGGAGCGACGGTGGATTTGGCGGGTGGCGCGACGCGGGTCGGGTCTGGTCCGGCCGGCCGCTGGAGCGCGCGCGCCCGGTTGGGTTTGTTGCTGCTGCAGCCGAGACGTCGTAAAATGGAAGGGTTTTTTCCCGTTATATCGAGTGGTGGGCGCGCGCTTTGCTCCGACATCGTTTTTCAACGGCGTTGCTTTTATTTATCTACCAAGGCGTACACCGGCGGCATCATCCTTCCACTCGTTCGCACACATGCCTTTCTGCTGTCGGCGTCAAATTGGGTAAAACCTCATCAATTTGTTGCTCTTGGCCAACAATCTGGCCTTAAAATTTCACCCGATCGGCCGCCTCCGCAGCCATCGGATCTAAATGTCACGATCTCCGGGCACTGACTTCAGCGGCCTCGGACACAACTGAATTCAATCCTGATACATGGAAAAACCCGCGATCCATAACCTACTCACTCAGATATTTACTAGAGTTTGGCAGAGGATGTTGGGCTCGGCAAACACAAAACCTGACGTCAGAGCCCTGCTGTTGAGCACTGACTCGAGCGCCACTGTGAGGCTATGGGAACGTGTTCTCCAGCCTCCTCCCATTGAAGAGCATAGGAAAAGCAGTTGAAAAGGAACAGACGGGCATGGCTAGCGTTTACTATAGGTCGACCATGACGCTCTCCAAGGCGTGCAAAAAACATCATGTAAAGAATTAAATAGTGAGAGGAACAAATAAGCTACGGTGGCAATTGTGGGTAGCAGGTTAGTTGGGTGGAGCAATCTCGCGTGATTTGGCGATCAAATACCCTTCAATGAGTGACGGGTGCATCTACCGAATAAGATGACATAGATCTTTTCATAATTGACAATATGCATGGTATGTGCATAATCTTACTTACAAATTTTCTAGAAATATACTGATTGGTGCATGAAGTATAATTAATTAGCTGTGGCATAATGGTTTCCTCATGCATGCCCAAAGACATGTGTGTATACTACATCCTTCATGGTGGTTGTGCTTCGTAGCAAATGTGCCTTTCATGTTCACCAAGATTGTTTGGTCAACTATGGCAGCCCCCATCCAAAACACATGACCCGTATATTTTTATCTTTAAAGTGATAATAACTAAGCTTCTAGTTGCAATGGAATGATCCACATTCCTGTGCACATAACCGTATGGTTCTTTACATGTGTTGTACTTCGCTCTGGTTTCCATTACAAGGCCCAATGTTGACTGATATATGCTCATGTGGATTTGTGATACATTCCATTACAAAGTTTAAAATCAAGGCGACAAATGACTCATCTTCTTGCGACATGCAAGTCCCTTTGTTAGCCAACATCCATGTGCAAGCAGCGGTTCATTCTTAAAAAGTGTTGTTTTGTGTGTTGATATATCGCCCGTTGGCATGGTGGTAGATATGACTTGGATATACTATGTGGATGGCCTCCtatatttttctctttttccaACTGATTGATTTGACATCATTAATAATATATTGTTAAGATCAAAGCTTTATCGTCCTTTACTAAAACAGAAGGAGGGGGCAAGTGGGAGACGAAGAAAGAAGGAGCGTTATAAAATGGATTGAGCCTTAATGGGTCCTTTGTAAGGCCTTGGACACACCCGTCGGTgatcgttactcctggcgggatttAGGCTGGCCCCACacatcaatactagtcttttctgcgcactttgtcctcactcgtgcccACCTGGGAGCAATTTttcggtcggtcacccatcctgaaattactccaagccaagcacgcttaactttggagttctgtccgaatgggcttccAGAGAAGAAGGAATTcattattgatatgagtagtctatcatccctattaagccaggctatcacatacacctcCACTCAGAAAAACCGACGTGTGTTATATTTGGGTCTAAATAAGTTTGGGGGGTCAAAACAACAATCAAAAAGTTCAACGACAATTTCCTAAAATAAAATTCAATGACAATTCTCTCTTAAAAAAAGACTAGCCACTAACCCGTTGACTCATCTATCGTATCTAAATATGAGCCACAACCCTTTTTCATGTAAGTTTAGTGGACTTTAGTGATTTCATATGGTGGTATAAAGAAATTAAATGTTTCCAAGAAAGCAGATAATAGAGGTCTTTTCTCGTACTTTCTGCGATCATAATTCATAATTCCCGCAAAAAAGAAGTCACATAGCTGCGGTGTAGGCATGTTGGTGTGAATTTCGGTCCGGCAAGCCGAACACTATAGCATGGATTTAGAAAGAAGGGGCCGACATTATGCCAGTCGCTCGAAAAAAATTAGGGCCATTTGATTTTTTTCAGCCGTTGGATCGAAAATCAAGGGCTGGATCAACTTCTTCTACCTCCGGCTTTCTTCTTTCTCCGCATGCTTCCACCCCACCGCCGCCGGCCTAGCCGCCTGCTTCCGCCACCCGCGGTCGGTGACCGCATCGCTGCACCGCCTCCACcgccggtcttgtcgccaccccGGCCATCCCCTCTAAGCCCGGCGACCACCCAAAAAACTATGGAGAAGCAGCACCCCACCCGccaccctaagatagatagtgaaGTGCTTCTCCGACGAACCTGCACCCGCCATCcgaagatagatagtggggtgtTCTTCCCCGGCGCCGGCGGCCTCgccgtcttcttcttcctttccggCGCTTCCTTCTTTCTTCTTAAAACCAGTCGACTACCCCCAAATTCAAAAAACCAGTCGACTAAATCGTGGAGAAAGAAAGACCCACGAGGGGACAGAACAAACATGCGTGTGCATGGTTCCAAATTTGGCGGTGCACTGCAGGCCGAAGCCGGAGGGTAAACGAATCGAGGAACCACGTAGCACCAGGCGGAAGTGCGCGAAGCAGTCCGAGATCCATCCACCCACATGAGGCAAAAAAGCAGATCTCATTCCCATCCCATGCCAAAGCGCCGTGGCGATCACCGACCCCGATCCCGATCCCGGGTGGCTGCATCCACGACCTTATTATGGCTGACCCGACCCGACCCGGCCGGCCGCAACAACCGTTCTTTCGTGTCGAAGCAAGGTCTCAGTCAGTCCAAGCGCTTGGTAGTACGAGTAGTAAGTAAGCAGATCCGTCAGGTGCCCGTGGACTGTCCGAAGGCGACGCCGGCGTTTGGTGGACCTAATTCACGCGCGTCGTGTTAAGAAATTGCCAAATTGGTTCTCTTATTATTGTACCATGCCATGCACGACGCCCTGCCCACCGGCAGCGAGATCCGGCAGCCATGATTAAGCTTCTTTTCTTTTTTAGCCATGATTAGAGAAGCTGCACTGACGTTTTCTGGTGGCCTGGCGGGAAGGTAAAAAGGGTGCCGGTTCACTTCATTATACTGTGTAGGCGTACCACTGGTTAGCCGCTGAGCATTTCGCTCGCGTGACGAGCGGCTGGGTCAGGTTCGGTTCATCCATCTTTGGCGGAGGAAGGAGCGCCGAACCTGGCAGACAGAGTGGACTGTGATAAGCACCGCACGCACGCGCGTGCCCCTGACGTGGACACACGCGTTGCGTGCCGCGGGGCACGTACGTCTCTGCTGCATGCTTATCCGTACCCGTCAGCTCCACCTCCACACGCCCCGAACCGGGGGATGGCATCTGGGAATGGGAGTGGGCGCCTTCACGCCACCGGCCGGCTCCTATACGACGGCGTCGCCGGCGTGGTCGCCGATGTCGCCCGTCATGC belongs to Triticum urartu cultivar G1812 chromosome 7, Tu2.1, whole genome shotgun sequence and includes:
- the LOC125520146 gene encoding probable sugar phosphate/phosphate translocator At1g06470 isoform X2; protein product: MPEADTLAAVTAAEVVSPRSGYFRQRSINAPDPDRKAFDVENPPGASVGAAGAGAGGLGLRPSESVAKLESLERAERAALAPAVVLKTGFYILVWYTFSTCLTLYNKTLLGDKLGKFPAPLLMNTVHFALQAALSKIILLFQAKGIDSAVEMSWKDYFMRVVPTALGTALDINLSNASLVFITVTFATMCKSASPIFLLLFAFAFRLESPSIKLLGIIVVISIGVLLTVARETAFDFWGFIFVTLAAVMSGFRWSMTQILLQIVMVLTEYILVSATSAITVTIAGVVKEAVTILVAVFYFHDEFTWLKGVGLTTTMVGVSLFNWYKYEKFKKGQINEDGVDSPSFSGDAKYIILDDLEDEDGFLDEDT
- the LOC125520146 gene encoding probable sugar phosphate/phosphate translocator At1g06470 isoform X1, translated to MPEADTLAAVTAAEVVSPRSGYFRQRSINAPDPDRKAFDVENPPGASVGAAGAGAGGLGLRPSESVAKLESLERAERAALAPAVVLKTGFYILVWYTFSTCLTLYNKTLLGDKLGKFPAPLLMNTVHFALQAALSKIILLFQAKGIDSAVEMSWKDYFMRVVPTALGTALDINLSNASLVFITVTFATMCKSASPIFLLLFAFAFRLESPSIKLLGIIVVISIGVLLTVARETAFDFWGFIFVTLAAVMSGFRWSMTQILLQKDSYGLKDPITLMSHVTPVMAIATMVLSLLLDPWSDFRKNTYFDNPWHVMRSFLLMLIGGSLAFFMVLTEYILVSATSAITVTIAGVVKEAVTILVAVFYFHDEFTWLKGVGLTTTMVGVSLFNWYKYEKFKKGQINEDGVDSPSFSGDAKYIILDDLEDEDGFLDEDT